In a genomic window of Theropithecus gelada isolate Dixy chromosome 15, Tgel_1.0, whole genome shotgun sequence:
- the DMAC1 gene encoding distal membrane-arm assembly complex protein 1 isoform X1 produces the protein MGSQVSKPLEFSKIAASPDTAAAPAKPAPPATPGAPTSPAEHNWLKTCWSCRVLSGLGLMGAGGHCHLGYRCHDTPQREGLPPVNLSSVPVPMTHRAGMEFNGCSGQTLVHGQTSLLWILQD, from the exons ATGGGGTCTCAGGTGTCCAAGCCTTTGGAGTTCTCCAAGATCGCTGCGTCTCCCGATACCGCCGCCGCGCCCGCCAAGCCTGCGCCCCCAGCTACACCCGGAGCGCCGACTTCCCCAGCAGAACACAACTGGTTGAAGACTTGCTGGAGCTGTCGCGTGCTTTCTGGGTTGGGGCTGATGGGGGCGGGCGG gCATTGCCACCTGGGGTATCGTTGTCATGACACACCCCAAAGGGAAGGCCTACCACCAGTGAATCTGTCTTCTGTCCCTGTCCCCATGACACACAGAGCAGGCATGGAGTTTAATGGATGTTCTGGACAGACACTTGTCCATGGACAGACATCACTACTGTGGATACTACAAGACTGA
- the DMAC1 gene encoding distal membrane-arm assembly complex protein 1 isoform X3 encodes MGSQVSKPLEFSKIAASPDTAAAPAKPAPPATPGAPTSPAEHNWLKTCWSCRVLSGLGLMGAGGYVYWEARKPMKMGYPPGPWTITKMVIGISIATWGIVVMTHPKGKAYHQ; translated from the exons ATGGGGTCTCAGGTGTCCAAGCCTTTGGAGTTCTCCAAGATCGCTGCGTCTCCCGATACCGCCGCCGCGCCCGCCAAGCCTGCGCCCCCAGCTACACCCGGAGCGCCGACTTCCCCAGCAGAACACAACTGGTTGAAGACTTGCTGGAGCTGTCGCGTGCTTTCTGGGTTGGGGCTGATGGGGGCGGGCGGGTACGTCTACTGGGAGGCACGGAAACCCATGAAGATGGGATATCCCCCGGGTCCATGGACAATTACGAAGATGGTCATCGGCATCA gCATTGCCACCTGGGGTATCGTTGTCATGACACACCCCAAAGGGAAGGCCTACCACCAGTGA
- the DMAC1 gene encoding distal membrane-arm assembly complex protein 1 isoform X2 — MGSQVSKPLEFSKIAASPDTAAAPAKPAPPATPGAPTSPAEHNWLKTCWSCRVLSGLGLMGAGGYVYWEARKPMKMGYPPGPWTITKMVIGISEQQGIATWGIVVMTHPKGKAYHQ, encoded by the exons ATGGGGTCTCAGGTGTCCAAGCCTTTGGAGTTCTCCAAGATCGCTGCGTCTCCCGATACCGCCGCCGCGCCCGCCAAGCCTGCGCCCCCAGCTACACCCGGAGCGCCGACTTCCCCAGCAGAACACAACTGGTTGAAGACTTGCTGGAGCTGTCGCGTGCTTTCTGGGTTGGGGCTGATGGGGGCGGGCGGGTACGTCTACTGGGAGGCACGGAAACCCATGAAGATGGGATATCCCCCGGGTCCATGGACAATTACGAAGATGGTCATCGGCATCAGTGAGCAGCAGG gCATTGCCACCTGGGGTATCGTTGTCATGACACACCCCAAAGGGAAGGCCTACCACCAGTGA